A window of the Lactuca sativa cultivar Salinas chromosome 7, Lsat_Salinas_v11, whole genome shotgun sequence genome harbors these coding sequences:
- the LOC111894596 gene encoding exocyst complex component SEC10b: MKEIRDGTKSNKISQPLVLDIEDFKGDFSFDALFGNLVNELLPSFQEEDADSLEANGNINGNDALPNGRAGQGQGQGQLTPLFPEVDALLSMFKNSCSQLVEIRKQVDGKLFNLKKDVSAQDSKHRKTLGELEKGVDGLFDSFARLDSRISSVGQTAAKIGDHLQSADSQRETASQTMELIKYLMEFNSSPGDLMELSPLFSDDSRVAEAASIAQKLRSFAEEDIGRQGVTMQSVPGNATASRGLEVAVGNLQEYCNELENRLLSRFDTASQKRELSTMAECAKILSQFNRGTSAMQHYVGLRPMFDVEVMNADTRLVLGDQDSLPSPSNVARALSSLYKEIIDTVRKEAATITAVFPSPNDVMSILVQRVMEDRVPKLLEKLLVKPSLVHPPPMGEGGLLLYLRMLAVGYEKTQELAKDLRSVGCGDLDIEGLTESLFIDHKDMYIEYEQASLRQLYKSKMEELLSESQLSGESTGSIGRSKGASISSSHQQISVTVVTEFVRWNEEAISRCTLFSPQPGNLATNVKTVFTCLLDQVSQYTTEGLERARDGLTEAAALRERFVLGTSVSRRVAAAAASAAEAAAAAGESSFRSFMVAVQRCGSSVAIVQQYFANSISRLLLPVDGAHAASCEEMATAMSSAEGAAYKGLQQCIETVMAEVERLLSAEQKATDYKSPDDGIVPDHRPTNACIRVVAYLSRVLEAAFTALEGLNKQAFLTELGNRLHKGLSNHWQKYTFNPSGGLRLKRDITEYGDFVRSFNAPTVDEKFESLSIMANVFIVAPESLSSLFEGTPSILKDAQRFIQLREDYKSAKLAAKLSSLWPTS, translated from the exons ATGAAAGAGATTAGAGATGGAACAAAAAGTAACAAAATATCTCAACCACTTGTTTTAGACATAGAAGACTTCAAG GGCGACTTCTCTTTCGATGCTTTATTTGGAAACTTAGTAAATGAGCTTCTGCCATCTTTCCAAGAAGAAGATGCTGACTCATTAGAAGCAAATGGTAATATTAATGGGAATGATGCTTTGCCTAATGGAAGGGCAGGGCAAGGTCAAGGGCAAGGGCAATTGACTCCTTTATTTCCAGAAGTAGATGCTTTATTGTCAATGTTCAAGAATTCCTGTTCGCAGTTAGTCGAAATTCGGAAACAG GTTGATGGAAAACTATTTAATCTCAAAAAAGATGTTTCTGCACAAGACTCTAAACATAGGAAGACGCTTGGTGAG CTGGAGAAAGGTGTGGATGGGTTGTTTGATAGCTTTGCAAGATTGGATTCACGTATTTCTAGTGTTGGGCAGACTGCTGCTAAAATTGGGGATCATTTACAG AGTGCAGATTCCCAGAGAGAAACTGCCAGCCAAACTATGGAGCTCATAAAG TACCTAATGGAATTCAACAGTAGCCCAGGGGATCTGATGGAACTTTCTCCTCTATTCTCTGATGACAGCCGTGTTGCTGAGGCTGCTTCGATTGCACAAAAATTAC GTTCATTTGCGGAGGAAGATATTGGAAGACAGGGTGTGACTATGCAATCTGTTCCAGGAAATGCAACTGCTAGTAGAGGACTGGAGGTTGCTGTTGGCAACCTTCAAGAATACTGCAATG AACTGGAGAACAGATTGTTGTCTAGGTTTGATACTGCATCTCAGAAAAGAGAATTGTCAACCATGGCAGAATGTGCAAAAATCCTATCTCAG TTTAACAGAGGCACCAGTGCGATGCAACACTATGTGGGTTTAAGGCCAATGTTTGATGTGGAGGTGATGAATGCAGACACACGATTGGTTCTTGGTGACCAGGATTCCCTACCTAGTCCCAGTAATGTTGCCCGTGCACTCTCCTCTTTGTACAAAGAGATAATCG ATACTGTCCGAAAAGAAGCAGCTACCATCACGGCTGTATTTCCTTCTCCAAATGATGTCATGTCAATTTTGGTACAG CGAGTAATGGAAGATCGGGTTCCTAAACTGTTGGAGAAACTGTTGGTGAAGCCATCTTTAGTGCATCCACCTCCGATGGGAGAAGGTGGTCTTTTGCTA TACCTGAGGATGTTGGCAGTGGGATATGAGAAGACACAGGAACTTGCCAAAGATCTACGCAGTGTGGGATGTGGTGACTTGGACATTGAAG GCCTAACAGAATCTCTATTCATTGATCACAAAGATATGTACATTGAATACGAGCAAGCTTCCTTAAGGCAACTCTACAAatcaaag ATGGAGGAACTGCTTTCTGAAAGCCAGCTATCGGGAGAGTCAACAGGATCAATTGGACGTTCAAAAGGTGCTTCAATATCATCATCCCACCAGCAAATATCTGTTACAGTTGTCACAGAGTTTGTGCGCTGGAACGAAGAGGCAATTTCCAGATGCACTTTGTTTTCACCTCAG CCTGGTAATCTTGCAACCAATGTGAAAACCGTCTTCACTTGCCTTCTAGACCAA GTGAGTCAGTATACAACAGAAGGGCTTGAAAGAGCCAGAGACGGCCTCACAGAGGCTGCAGCTTTGAGGGAGAGGTTTGTGTTAGGCACCAGTGTTAGCCGTAGAGTggctgctgctgctgcttctGCT GCAGaagctgctgctgctgctggtgAAAGCAGTTTTAGATCTTTCATGGTTGCTGTACAGCGTTGTGGAAGCAGTGTGGCTATCGTTCAACAA TACTTTGCTAACTCAATTTCAAGGCTTCTGTTACCTGTGGATGGTGCACATGCTGCATCATGTGAAGAAATGGCAACAGCTATGTCCAGTGCAGAGGGCGCTGCCTATAAAGGCCTCCAACAGTGCATCGAGACAGTTATGGCCGAG GTGGAACGATTGCTTTCAGCCGAACAAAAAGCAACCGATTATAAATCACCAGATGATGGCATTGTTCCTGATCATCGGCCTACAAATGCATGCATAAG AGTTGTGGCATACCTCTCTCGTGTGCTTGAAGCAGCATTCACTGCATTAGAAGGTCTTAACAAGCAAGCTTTCTTAACTGAATTG GGGAACCGCTTGCACAAAGGCCTAAGTAATCACTGGCAGAAGTACACTTTCAATCCCAg TGGAGGACTAAGGCTGAAACGTGACATCACTGAATATGGGGATTTTGTACGAAGTTTCAATGCTCCTACAGTTGATGAAAAATTCGAATCACTAAGCAT CATGGCAAACGTCTTCATTGTTGCTCCTGAAAGCTTATCGAGTCTGTTTGAAGGCACACCAAGCATACTTAAAGATGCTCAAAG GTTCATTCAGCTTAGAGAGGACTATAAAAGTGCAAAACTTGCAGCCAAACTCAGCTCCCTTTGGCCAACCTCTTAA